One part of the Thiothrix nivea DSM 5205 genome encodes these proteins:
- a CDS encoding PrkA family serine protein kinase, with the protein MEPYEKLLVNSSLSQASCAPDTLKMLAQFIVLSRLKEPENSSLYSKMRIYDGENLKDIDPKAKTIQEYQDAAGVDEGMSGLSTRFAFKILSKVFNYDATEVAADPVHLMYVLERQIEKEQYQAELQARYIRFIKEYLAPRYVDFIGKEIQTAYLESYSEYGQNLFDRYVTYADFWIQDQEFRDPETGEFLDRAALNADLEKIEKPAGISNPKDFRNEIVNFVLRARANNNGRNPAWTSYEKLRRVIEMKMFSSTEDLLPVISYGAKSSMDEQRKHDNFVERMMKRGYTEKQVRLLAEWYLRVRKSQ; encoded by the coding sequence ATTGAGCCTTATGAAAAACTGCTGGTGAACAGTTCCTTGTCACAGGCATCGTGTGCGCCCGATACGCTCAAGATGCTGGCGCAGTTTATCGTGTTGTCGCGTCTGAAGGAGCCGGAAAATTCCAGTCTCTATTCCAAAATGCGCATTTACGATGGTGAAAACCTGAAGGATATTGACCCCAAGGCCAAGACTATCCAGGAATACCAGGATGCGGCAGGCGTGGATGAGGGTATGAGCGGGCTTTCCACCCGTTTTGCCTTCAAGATCCTTTCCAAGGTGTTCAACTACGATGCTACCGAAGTGGCGGCTGACCCGGTGCACCTGATGTATGTGCTGGAACGCCAGATCGAGAAAGAGCAGTATCAGGCCGAGTTGCAGGCGCGTTACATCCGCTTCATCAAGGAATACTTGGCTCCGCGTTATGTCGACTTTATCGGCAAGGAGATCCAGACTGCCTACCTCGAGTCTTATTCCGAGTATGGCCAGAACCTGTTCGACCGCTATGTCACTTACGCCGACTTCTGGATTCAGGATCAGGAATTCCGTGACCCTGAAACCGGTGAATTCCTTGACCGCGCCGCGCTCAATGCCGATCTGGAAAAGATCGAAAAACCGGCTGGCATCAGTAACCCGAAAGATTTCCGTAATGAAATTGTTAACTTCGTGCTGCGCGCCCGTGCCAACAACAATGGCCGTAACCCGGCGTGGACTAGCTACGAAAAGTTACGCCGTGTCATCGAGATGAAAATGTTCTCCAGCACTGAAGATTTGCTGCCGGTCATTTCCTATGGCGCAAAATCCAGCATGGATGAGCAGCGCAAGCATGACAATTTCGTCGAGCGTATGATGAAACGTGGTTACACCGAGAAACAGGTGCGTCTGTTGGCCGAATGGTATCTGCGAGTACGCAAGTCGCAGTAA
- a CDS encoding EamA family transporter, with translation MTNFTAIHHVCNAGENKTLKRILSLFIFLGLGVISTAIPTLGFAIVSKKLPAIITSMISLFIPLFSAIFAYLILKEELSIIFFIGCTFVLGGVAIIMNKRQIIKKV, from the coding sequence ATGACTAACTTTACCGCTATCCATCACGTTTGCAATGCCGGGGAAAACAAGACCCTGAAACGCATATTGAGCCTTTTTATTTTTCTTGGCTTAGGTGTGATTTCCACAGCCATACCAACATTAGGTTTTGCAATTGTTTCAAAAAAACTACCTGCCATTATAACTTCAATGATTTCTCTATTCATTCCATTATTTTCGGCAATCTTTGCTTATCTAATACTTAAAGAAGAACTTTCTATTATATTTTTTATTGGTTGTACTTTTGTTCTTGGGGGAGTGGCTATTATTATGAATAAAAGACAAATAATAAAAAAAGTCTAA
- a CDS encoding PrkA family serine protein kinase, producing MSSIFNHYQSRYEALQEEEYSLQEYLDICKQDSMAYATAAERMLFAIGEAEVIDTSRDPRMSRIFANKIIRRYPAFSEFYGMEDCIEQIVSFFRHAAQGLEESKQVLYLLGPVGGGKSSLAERLKALIEKAPIYSIKGSPINESPLGLFNVEEDGAILEEDFGIPQRYLKTIMSPWAVKRLHEYGGDITKFRVVKRYPSRLNQIAVSKTEPGDENNQDISSLVGKVDIRKLEDYPQNDTDAYSYSGGLCLSNQGLMEFVEMFKAPIKVLHPLLTATQEGNFNGTESIGAIPFQGIILAHSNESEWQTFKNNRNNEAFIDRVSIVKVPYCLRVTEEIKIYERLNMRFRVLSQQQRKQGL from the coding sequence ATGAGTAGCATTTTCAATCACTATCAATCCCGATACGAAGCCTTACAAGAAGAAGAATATTCGTTGCAAGAGTATCTGGATATCTGCAAGCAGGATTCCATGGCCTACGCGACCGCCGCCGAGCGGATGCTGTTTGCCATTGGCGAGGCGGAGGTGATCGACACTTCCCGCGACCCGCGCATGAGCCGGATTTTCGCCAATAAAATTATCCGCCGCTATCCGGCTTTTTCCGAATTCTATGGCATGGAGGACTGCATCGAGCAGATCGTATCCTTCTTCCGTCATGCCGCGCAGGGGCTGGAGGAAAGCAAGCAGGTGCTGTATCTGCTGGGGCCAGTCGGGGGCGGTAAATCCTCACTGGCGGAACGTCTGAAAGCATTGATCGAGAAAGCCCCAATTTATAGCATCAAGGGTTCGCCGATTAATGAATCCCCGCTGGGTTTGTTCAACGTCGAGGAAGACGGCGCGATCCTGGAAGAAGATTTTGGCATTCCACAGCGTTACCTGAAGACCATCATGTCACCGTGGGCGGTCAAGCGCCTGCACGAATACGGCGGTGACATCACTAAATTCCGCGTGGTCAAGCGTTACCCGTCGAGGCTCAACCAGATTGCGGTATCCAAGACCGAGCCGGGCGATGAAAACAACCAGGACATTTCCTCGCTGGTCGGTAAGGTCGACATCCGCAAGCTGGAAGATTACCCGCAGAATGACACCGACGCCTACAGCTATTCCGGTGGTCTGTGCCTGTCTAACCAGGGGCTGATGGAATTCGTGGAAATGTTCAAGGCTCCGATCAAGGTGCTGCACCCATTGCTGACCGCGACCCAGGAGGGCAATTTCAATGGCACGGAAAGTATTGGTGCAATTCCGTTCCAAGGCATCATTTTGGCGCATTCCAACGAGTCTGAGTGGCAGACGTTCAAAAATAATCGCAATAATGAGGCATTCATTGATCGTGTATCCATCGTTAAGGTGCCTTACTGCTTGCGCGTGACCGAAGAAATCAAAATTTATGAAAGGCTCAATATGCGTTTCAGGGTCTTATCCCAACAGCAGCGAAAGCAAGGACTGTAA
- a CDS encoding SCP2 sterol-binding domain-containing protein — MLKRIMPAVCLLATLSSPAFAGEFMDVAWAKQACAAWNADSTLTAGLVDTDGYSWIGNDNKRGYKLIQMYRTDCGESTKVQLNIALQDGKATCIYGGSPDGKTMDSSYDYLMHATDADWTCMGEGKFGCGAMGAMGTGKLKFNGPKMEAMKVMSPFENFLKLTGKVAGTKTECKAK; from the coding sequence ATGTTGAAACGGATAATGCCCGCAGTTTGCCTGCTGGCAACGCTTTCCAGCCCGGCCTTTGCCGGTGAATTCATGGACGTTGCCTGGGCAAAACAGGCTTGCGCTGCCTGGAATGCTGATAGCACCCTGACTGCCGGACTGGTCGATACCGACGGTTATTCCTGGATCGGCAATGACAACAAGCGTGGCTATAAACTTATCCAGATGTACCGCACTGATTGCGGTGAAAGCACCAAGGTGCAACTGAACATTGCCCTGCAAGACGGCAAAGCCACTTGTATCTATGGCGGCTCACCTGACGGCAAAACCATGGACTCTAGCTACGATTATCTGATGCACGCCACCGACGCCGACTGGACCTGCATGGGCGAAGGCAAGTTTGGTTGCGGAGCCATGGGCGCAATGGGAACCGGCAAACTGAAATTCAACGGCCCCAAAATGGAAGCCATGAAAGTCATGTCGCCGTTTGAAAACTTCCTGAAACTGACCGGCAAGGTAGCGGGAACCAAAACCGAGTGTAAAGCCAAGTAA
- the creD gene encoding cell envelope integrity protein CreD: MPELLPLPSPPSHPPTPPSLPGLRILAIALLGLLMLIPLFMAGKVVEERSAYYNNALRNIANAWGTRQTITGPILVLPYVEHFTSVDTLTDENGESRVVSKDIYNDRTAILLPEKLEIRTDLKQEHRQRGIYDALVYTANISLSGTFNHEAISNANAGERRILWDKAFITIGLDDTRAINTASSFSWNNARIGLEPGSRISTLLPTGFHIPLPVSNESNTSNDFKLTLSLRGSDSLFFAPLGENTSIRMTSPWTHPSFQGELLPDKHETTEQGFHAEWDIPHLARNYPQFWVLEDKQEYDLRKVTAGVSLYEPVSLYARISRAVKYGALFIGLTFLVLLMFELSLKQRLHVLQYTLVGVALSLFYLILLALAEHLGFVYAYLAASATTIFSITLYMAAILRNSRHTLGMLLILAALYGLLYLLLQTEDYALLAGAALLLLATGITMYVTRHLPQPD, translated from the coding sequence ATGCCGGAGCTGCTTCCCCTACCCTCCCCCCCCAGTCACCCACCCACCCCGCCAAGCCTCCCCGGGCTGCGTATACTGGCGATTGCCCTGCTGGGCCTACTGATGCTGATACCTCTGTTCATGGCAGGCAAGGTAGTGGAAGAGCGCAGTGCTTACTACAACAATGCCTTGCGCAATATTGCCAATGCATGGGGAACCAGGCAAACCATCACCGGCCCCATTCTGGTGCTGCCTTACGTTGAACATTTCACCAGCGTTGACACCTTGACCGACGAAAATGGCGAAAGCCGCGTCGTCAGCAAAGACATCTACAACGACCGCACGGCCATCCTGCTGCCGGAAAAGCTGGAAATCCGCACCGATTTGAAGCAAGAGCACCGCCAGCGGGGCATTTACGACGCCTTGGTGTATACCGCCAATATCAGCCTGAGCGGAACCTTCAACCACGAGGCAATCTCCAACGCCAACGCAGGGGAACGGCGCATCCTGTGGGATAAGGCATTCATCACCATCGGCCTGGATGACACCCGCGCCATCAACACCGCCTCCAGCTTTTCCTGGAATAACGCCCGCATCGGGCTGGAACCAGGCAGCCGCATCAGCACATTGTTGCCCACCGGTTTCCATATACCCCTGCCGGTCAGCAACGAAAGTAATACCAGCAATGATTTCAAACTCACCCTTAGCCTGCGGGGCAGCGACAGCCTGTTTTTCGCGCCACTGGGTGAAAATACCTCCATCCGCATGACCTCCCCCTGGACCCACCCTAGCTTCCAGGGGGAATTGCTGCCAGACAAACACGAAACCACGGAACAGGGCTTCCATGCTGAATGGGACATCCCGCATCTGGCGCGCAATTACCCGCAATTCTGGGTACTGGAAGACAAGCAGGAATATGACCTGCGGAAAGTAACGGCAGGCGTCAGCCTGTACGAGCCGGTTTCCCTGTACGCACGCATCAGCCGTGCGGTGAAATACGGCGCACTGTTCATCGGCCTGACGTTTCTTGTGTTGCTGATGTTTGAACTCAGCCTCAAGCAGCGCCTGCATGTGCTGCAATACACATTGGTTGGGGTAGCCTTGTCGCTGTTTTACCTGATCCTGCTGGCGCTGGCGGAACACCTTGGCTTTGTTTACGCCTATCTGGCCGCTTCAGCCACCACCATTTTCAGCATTACCCTGTATATGGCCGCCATTTTGCGTAACAGCCGCCATACGCTGGGGATGCTGCTGATATTGGCAGCGCTATATGGCTTGTTATACCTGTTGCTGCAAACGGAAGATTACGCCTTGCTGGCAGGCGCTGCCCTGTTGCTGCTGGCAACCGGCATCACAATGTATGTGACTCGCCACCTGCCCCAACCTGATTGA
- a CDS encoding DEAD/DEAH box helicase, with protein MENFYLSQTRFDAFPLDEQLLASIRETGFEFCSRIQAETLPLTLAGRDVAGQAQTGTGKTGAFLVAVFQHLLKNPLPNAEGGSVRSLILAPTRELAIQIARDAEELGKHTGLRSVLVYGGAGYDKQRRQFEESVDVLIGTPGRVIDYWKQHVFTLKYAQALVLDEADRMFDMGFIADVRYLIRKMPPPTKRLNMLFSATLSQRVLELAYEHMNNPQQIVIEAESVRADNIAEHVYFPANEEKVPLLIGLIRKLNPFRAIVFVNTKHIAEKIDDYLRGNGISSDLISGDVRQNKREKLLRSFETGDFQVLIATDVAARGLHIPDVSHVFNFDLPQMAEDYVHRIGRTARAGASGEAHSFACEDTAFYLPEIEEYTGKAIPVEKITADLIPADLQRPQRTQRERAGRPHDDRHSNGKRPPRSRIKPQRDDNPPASPASTVSASSDVGHEPGAEKKRRRRRRPRSATTSAPSPQE; from the coding sequence ATGGAAAATTTCTACTTAAGTCAAACACGTTTCGATGCATTCCCGCTGGATGAACAGTTATTAGCCTCCATCAGGGAGACCGGTTTTGAATTTTGTTCCCGTATCCAGGCGGAAACCCTGCCACTGACATTGGCGGGTCGGGATGTGGCCGGGCAGGCACAAACCGGTACTGGCAAGACCGGTGCATTTCTGGTCGCCGTTTTCCAGCATCTGTTGAAGAACCCGTTGCCGAATGCGGAAGGCGGTTCGGTGCGTAGCCTGATCCTTGCACCTACCCGCGAGCTGGCGATCCAGATTGCGCGCGATGCTGAGGAATTGGGCAAGCATACCGGCCTGCGTTCGGTGCTGGTGTACGGCGGGGCGGGTTACGATAAGCAGCGCCGTCAGTTTGAAGAGTCGGTGGATGTGCTGATTGGTACGCCGGGGCGGGTGATTGACTACTGGAAGCAGCACGTTTTCACCCTCAAATATGCACAGGCGCTGGTGCTGGATGAAGCTGACCGTATGTTTGACATGGGTTTCATTGCCGATGTGCGCTACCTGATCCGCAAGATGCCGCCACCTACCAAGCGCCTCAATATGCTGTTTTCCGCCACCCTGTCACAGCGGGTGCTGGAGCTGGCCTATGAGCACATGAACAATCCGCAACAGATTGTTATTGAGGCCGAATCGGTGCGGGCGGACAACATTGCCGAGCATGTCTATTTTCCCGCCAATGAGGAAAAAGTACCGCTGCTGATTGGGCTGATCCGCAAGCTCAACCCGTTCCGGGCGATCGTGTTCGTCAATACCAAGCACATCGCGGAGAAAATTGATGATTATCTGCGCGGCAATGGCATCAGTTCCGACCTGATTTCGGGGGATGTGCGCCAGAACAAGCGTGAAAAGTTGCTGAGGTCGTTCGAGACGGGCGATTTTCAGGTGTTGATCGCCACCGACGTGGCTGCGCGTGGCTTGCACATTCCGGATGTTTCCCACGTATTCAACTTCGACCTGCCACAAATGGCGGAAGATTACGTCCACCGTATCGGGCGTACCGCGCGTGCGGGCGCATCGGGTGAAGCGCACAGCTTTGCCTGTGAGGATACCGCGTTTTACCTGCCTGAAATCGAGGAATACACCGGCAAGGCTATCCCGGTGGAAAAAATCACGGCTGACCTGATTCCCGCCGATTTGCAGCGCCCGCAGCGTACCCAGCGTGAGCGAGCAGGGCGTCCGCATGATGACCGGCACAGTAATGGCAAGCGTCCGCCCCGCAGCAGGATTAAACCACAACGGGATGATAATCCCCCAGCCTCCCCGGCAAGCACAGTGTCGGCGAGTAGTGATGTTGGTCATGAGCCGGGCGCGGAGAAAAAAAGACGCCGCCGCAGACGGCCCAGGTCAGCCACTACTTCCGCCCCATCGCCGCAGGAATAG
- the pckA gene encoding phosphoenolpyruvate carboxykinase (ATP) produces the protein MTTTAALAQHLASTLGLQNLQHIYWNQSSPVLYEQALNRSEGKISENGVFVAYTGAFTGRAPNDKFIVDDADSHDKVWWGKVNKALTEAQFDRMLTDALQFLDGKEVFVQDLLAGANEADELPVRVITQYAWHALFARNMFIRPDDLNRTLEVAEPRFTVIHVPDMLADPAIHGTHSSAFVLLNLTRGLILVGGTHYAGEIKKSIFSVLNYLLPQRGIMSMHASANVGKEGDVAILFGLSGTGKTTLSADPNRALIGDDEHGWSDNGVFNLEGGCYAKVINLSPEQEPLIYKTTQTFGTVLENVVMDQATRKLNLDDNSITENTRASYPITQIPGALYPGKAGHPKHIIMLTCDAFGVLPPISKLTTEQAMYHFISGYTAKVAGTEKGVTEPTATFSTCFGAPFMALHPSVYADLLGQKINGHGVTCWLVNTGWTGGGYGVGKRMNIHHTRSMVNAALNGELDGVETRTDPVFGLNIPVSCPGVPAEVLEPSSTWENQAAYLDKATQLAMSFHQNFTQYSDGIAETILAAGPVAGRT, from the coding sequence ATGACTACAACAGCCGCACTGGCACAACATCTTGCCAGCACTTTGGGGCTTCAAAACCTGCAACATATTTACTGGAACCAGTCTTCCCCCGTCCTTTACGAGCAGGCCCTTAACAGGAGTGAAGGCAAAATCAGCGAAAATGGCGTGTTTGTCGCTTATACCGGTGCTTTTACCGGGCGCGCGCCGAATGACAAATTTATCGTCGACGATGCTGACAGCCATGACAAGGTATGGTGGGGAAAAGTCAACAAGGCACTGACTGAGGCACAGTTCGACCGGATGCTGACAGACGCCCTCCAGTTCCTGGACGGCAAGGAAGTGTTTGTGCAAGACCTGTTGGCAGGGGCAAATGAGGCCGATGAGCTGCCAGTGCGCGTCATTACCCAATATGCCTGGCACGCCCTGTTTGCCCGCAACATGTTCATCCGCCCGGACGACCTGAACCGCACACTGGAGGTGGCAGAACCACGCTTCACCGTCATCCATGTGCCTGACATGCTGGCTGACCCGGCCATCCACGGCACCCATTCCAGCGCTTTTGTGCTACTGAACCTGACGCGCGGCCTGATCCTGGTTGGTGGCACCCACTATGCTGGTGAAATCAAGAAATCCATTTTTTCAGTGCTCAATTACCTGCTGCCGCAACGCGGCATCATGTCTATGCATGCTTCCGCCAATGTGGGTAAGGAAGGGGATGTCGCCATCCTGTTCGGCTTGTCCGGTACTGGCAAGACCACCCTCTCCGCCGACCCCAACCGTGCCCTGATCGGTGATGACGAACATGGCTGGAGTGACAACGGCGTCTTCAACCTGGAAGGCGGCTGCTACGCCAAGGTCATCAACCTGTCGCCGGAACAGGAACCCCTGATTTATAAGACTACCCAAACTTTCGGTACCGTGCTGGAAAATGTGGTCATGGATCAGGCTACCCGCAAACTCAACCTGGATGACAACAGCATCACCGAAAACACCCGTGCCAGCTACCCGATCACCCAGATTCCAGGTGCGCTGTACCCTGGCAAGGCAGGCCACCCCAAACACATCATTATGCTGACCTGCGACGCTTTTGGCGTTTTGCCACCGATTTCAAAACTGACGACTGAGCAGGCGATGTACCATTTCATTTCCGGCTATACCGCCAAGGTGGCAGGCACGGAAAAAGGCGTCACCGAACCCACAGCCACCTTCAGCACCTGTTTCGGTGCGCCGTTCATGGCATTGCACCCATCCGTATATGCAGACCTGCTGGGGCAGAAAATCAACGGGCATGGCGTCACCTGCTGGCTGGTCAATACCGGCTGGACAGGTGGTGGCTACGGCGTTGGCAAGCGCATGAACATCCACCATACCCGCAGCATGGTCAATGCGGCACTGAATGGCGAGCTGGATGGGGTGGAAACCCGCACAGACCCGGTTTTCGGCCTGAACATTCCGGTATCCTGCCCCGGCGTACCAGCAGAAGTACTGGAACCTTCCTCCACCTGGGAAAACCAGGCAGCCTATCTGGACAAAGCGACCCAGCTGGCCATGTCATTCCACCAGAATTTCACCCAATACAGTGACGGTATTGCGGAAACCATACTGGCGGCTGGGCCTGTCGCTGGGCGGACATAA
- a CDS encoding penicillin-binding protein 1A, translating to MRFIFKLLQIIFGAFFALLTLGAVGLFALYSHYAPQLPDEAEMQKIEIQVPLRIYTREGELVAEYGERRSRPVKLDDVPERLQLAFLDIEDARFYEHQGVDVKGVARAIRSVLSTGSASQGASTITMQLARNVFLDSGKNLERKFKETLLAIKLEQTLSKAKILELYLNKIYLGNRAYGVASAAETYYGKTLDELTLAQSAMIAGLPKAPSRYNPLANPERAMIRRDYILKRMLELGHISQKEYQVAINEPNTAQQHKTEIETEAPYLAEMVRSEIVRRFGEANAYTQGYHVYTTLDSTRQQQAAEALRGSLLSYDRRHGYRGPEETVNLGELDNEDEMRDKLFSYPMFGDLHPALVLSADAGGAELLVGETRIHLGLDAVKWARAFKTEDRRGSAPKRVSDVLKAGDIVRVRQTDKEKDVWTLSQIPAVGGALVSLDPSDGAVRAVMGGFDFYHSKFNRATQALRQPGSSFKPIIYAAALTKGFTPTSVVNDAPITIPGSNWKPENFGGRYIGPTTLREALAKSRNLVSIRLLRSVGINYTVDFATRFGFPREHLPPNLTLALGTGMTTPLQMAGAYAAFANGGYKIEPYFITRIEDRHHNKLFEETSPRICGGDAKVCVIKKTTQEKAAGAEGVDGKGVKDKEGENSPDKQKAELADKPIWETEAVVGPKLGDKDVYPAAERIMDNRTQYQIVSMMQGVTQFGTAARAGRSLQRKDIAGKTGTTNDQKDAWFCGFTPDIVTVSWVGFDDMSKLGEGETATNVALPMWIDFMHRALEGTPSKEWERPVDLKAADLGEPGATPSRRYRREASASSSQGSGFQYKSERDVMPRRPAQQQQVAVPRRPPERVEIPEQLF from the coding sequence ATGCGGTTCATCTTCAAACTCCTGCAAATTATTTTTGGCGCTTTCTTTGCGCTCCTGACGCTTGGGGCGGTCGGCCTGTTTGCTTTGTATTCACATTATGCGCCGCAACTGCCGGATGAGGCAGAAATGCAAAAAATTGAGATACAGGTGCCCTTGCGCATTTATACCCGCGAGGGGGAGCTGGTGGCTGAATATGGCGAGCGCCGCAGCCGCCCGGTGAAGCTGGACGATGTGCCGGAACGTTTGCAACTGGCTTTCCTGGATATTGAGGATGCCCGTTTTTACGAGCATCAGGGCGTGGATGTGAAAGGGGTTGCCCGCGCCATCCGCAGTGTCTTGTCCACCGGGTCGGCCAGTCAGGGTGCCAGTACCATTACCATGCAGCTGGCGCGGAATGTCTTTCTGGATTCCGGCAAGAACCTTGAGCGCAAATTTAAGGAAACGTTGCTGGCAATCAAGCTCGAACAGACACTCAGCAAAGCCAAGATCCTGGAACTTTATCTGAACAAAATTTACCTGGGCAATCGGGCTTATGGTGTTGCCTCTGCAGCAGAAACCTATTATGGCAAGACGCTGGATGAGCTGACCCTGGCGCAAAGCGCGATGATTGCCGGGTTGCCGAAAGCACCTTCCCGTTACAATCCACTGGCCAACCCGGAACGCGCCATGATCCGGCGTGATTACATTCTCAAGCGTATGTTGGAACTGGGGCATATCAGCCAGAAGGAATATCAGGTAGCCATCAATGAACCCAATACCGCGCAGCAACACAAGACCGAAATTGAAACCGAGGCCCCTTATCTGGCGGAAATGGTACGTTCGGAAATCGTCAGGCGGTTTGGGGAAGCCAATGCCTACACGCAAGGCTACCACGTTTACACCACGCTGGATTCCACGCGGCAGCAGCAGGCGGCGGAAGCGCTGCGGGGTTCCCTGCTCTCCTATGACCGGCGGCATGGTTACCGAGGCCCTGAAGAGACGGTTAACCTGGGTGAGCTGGACAATGAAGATGAAATGCGCGACAAACTGTTTAGCTATCCGATGTTTGGTGATTTGCATCCTGCCTTGGTGTTGAGCGCCGATGCAGGTGGGGCAGAGCTGCTGGTCGGCGAAACCCGTATCCACTTGGGCTTGGATGCAGTCAAGTGGGCGCGGGCGTTCAAGACCGAAGACCGGCGGGGCAGTGCGCCGAAGCGGGTCAGCGATGTCCTTAAAGCCGGTGATATTGTACGTGTGCGGCAGACGGATAAGGAAAAGGATGTCTGGACATTATCGCAAATTCCGGCGGTTGGCGGCGCGCTGGTGTCGCTTGACCCGAGTGACGGGGCGGTGCGCGCAGTCATGGGGGGGTTTGATTTTTACCACTCCAAGTTCAACCGCGCTACCCAGGCGCTGCGCCAGCCGGGTTCCAGTTTCAAGCCAATCATCTATGCTGCGGCTTTGACGAAAGGGTTCACGCCAACCAGCGTGGTCAATGACGCACCCATCACCATTCCCGGCAGTAACTGGAAGCCAGAGAACTTTGGTGGCAGATATATAGGCCCGACGACTTTGCGGGAAGCGCTAGCCAAGTCGCGCAATCTGGTTTCCATCCGCTTGTTGCGCAGTGTCGGGATCAATTATACGGTGGATTTCGCGACCAGGTTTGGTTTCCCGCGTGAACATCTGCCCCCCAACCTGACCCTGGCATTGGGTACAGGCATGACAACGCCGCTGCAAATGGCGGGGGCATATGCCGCTTTTGCCAATGGTGGCTACAAGATTGAGCCATATTTTATCACCCGTATCGAAGACCGTCATCACAACAAGCTGTTTGAAGAAACCTCGCCGCGTATTTGTGGGGGTGATGCCAAAGTCTGCGTTATCAAAAAAACCACGCAGGAAAAAGCAGCCGGGGCGGAAGGCGTGGATGGTAAGGGCGTAAAAGACAAGGAAGGTGAAAACAGTCCTGACAAGCAGAAGGCAGAGCTGGCAGACAAACCTATCTGGGAAACTGAGGCTGTTGTTGGGCCAAAACTGGGCGACAAAGACGTTTACCCGGCAGCCGAACGGATTATGGATAACCGTACCCAATACCAGATTGTCAGCATGATGCAAGGTGTCACGCAATTCGGCACGGCAGCACGCGCCGGGCGCAGCTTGCAGCGTAAAGACATCGCCGGCAAGACAGGTACAACCAATGACCAGAAAGATGCCTGGTTTTGCGGTTTCACGCCTGATATTGTGACCGTTTCGTGGGTCGGTTTTGATGACATGTCCAAGTTGGGGGAGGGTGAAACCGCGACCAACGTGGCATTGCCCATGTGGATTGACTTTATGCACCGGGCACTGGAAGGGACACCATCGAAAGAATGGGAAAGGCCAGTGGATCTGAAAGCAGCTGATCTGGGTGAGCCGGGCGCTACCCCCAGTCGGCGTTACCGGCGGGAGGCGTCAGCCAGCAGTTCCCAAGGCAGCGGCTTCCAGTACAAGAGCGAGCGCGATGTTATGCCGCGCAGGCCAGCCCAGCAACAGCAGGTTGCCGTACCTAGACGCCCTCCGGAGCGGGTGGAAATTCCTGAGCAGCTTTTCTGA